The following proteins are co-located in the Fibrobacter sp. UWEL genome:
- a CDS encoding SLC13 family permease codes for MTKAKFIKFIIASILAIVALYLPYESLGFDAASPMGILNPLEIRVIGVFVMAALFWILQPFPIWSTSMLVIVLMIITMSDSALSPFRVDGVTMISHKSVMATFANPIIMLFLGGFFLAAAATKYKLDLNLARVLLKPFGKNPKFVLLGLMLITAVFSMFMSNTATAAMMLAILAPVLKLFDEDDRGKAAFALAIPLGANIGGMGTPIGTPPNAIALGALNDAIARGDLAANPVSFGQWMAFGVPYVIILMVIAWVLLMKIYPIKMKQMVLNIEGAGKFDTSPKAIIVYITFVLCVLLWVTGKGVHGINDNAIAMIPMAVFALTGVITKKDLNEMSWDVLWLVAGGFALGVGLNATGLAAHLIKTIPFASWSPIALMVGCGIICLFMANFMSHTSTATLLVPILCAVGIACQDNLTGLGGVTALLVSVAFASSLGMSMPISTPPNALAHATGYTDTKGMAITGVVMGLLGLVLSWVMMIILAKVQFFGAPVVKPTEAAPVAAPVAAEAPAAAAPVAESAAVESAVADSTVALPADSAATVAAEAPKAEEVKAEAAPAEAAK; via the coding sequence ATGACAAAGGCTAAATTCATCAAATTCATCATCGCATCGATTCTCGCAATCGTTGCTCTCTACTTGCCGTACGAATCCCTCGGTTTCGACGCTGCAAGCCCCATGGGCATCCTGAACCCGCTGGAAATCCGCGTCATTGGCGTATTCGTCATGGCCGCTCTCTTCTGGATTCTCCAACCGTTCCCGATTTGGTCCACCTCCATGCTGGTGATCGTTCTTATGATCATCACCATGTCTGACTCCGCCCTCTCTCCGTTCCGTGTTGACGGTGTTACCATGATTAGCCACAAGTCTGTGATGGCTACTTTTGCTAACCCGATCATCATGCTGTTCCTGGGTGGCTTCTTCCTGGCTGCTGCCGCTACCAAGTACAAGCTGGACTTGAACTTGGCTCGCGTGCTCCTGAAGCCCTTCGGCAAGAATCCGAAGTTCGTGCTTCTCGGCCTCATGCTCATCACTGCAGTGTTCTCCATGTTCATGAGCAACACCGCTACCGCAGCTATGATGCTCGCCATCCTCGCTCCGGTGCTCAAGCTCTTCGACGAAGATGACCGCGGTAAAGCAGCTTTCGCTCTCGCTATTCCTCTTGGTGCAAACATCGGTGGTATGGGTACCCCGATCGGCACTCCTCCTAACGCTATCGCTCTTGGTGCTTTGAACGACGCTATCGCTCGCGGCGACCTGGCTGCAAACCCGGTTTCCTTCGGTCAGTGGATGGCTTTCGGTGTTCCGTACGTTATCATCCTCATGGTGATCGCATGGGTTCTTCTCATGAAGATTTACCCCATCAAGATGAAGCAGATGGTTCTGAACATTGAAGGTGCTGGCAAGTTCGATACTAGCCCCAAGGCAATCATCGTTTACATCACTTTCGTTCTCTGCGTTCTCCTGTGGGTTACCGGTAAGGGTGTCCATGGCATCAACGATAACGCTATTGCTATGATTCCTATGGCCGTGTTCGCCCTGACTGGTGTTATCACCAAGAAGGACCTGAACGAAATGAGCTGGGACGTTCTGTGGCTGGTTGCTGGTGGTTTCGCACTGGGTGTTGGCCTCAACGCTACTGGTCTTGCCGCTCACTTGATCAAGACCATCCCGTTTGCAAGCTGGTCTCCCATCGCCCTCATGGTCGGTTGCGGTATCATCTGCTTGTTCATGGCTAACTTCATGAGCCATACCTCTACTGCAACTCTTCTCGTTCCTATTCTTTGCGCAGTTGGCATTGCTTGCCAGGACAACCTCACCGGTCTCGGTGGCGTTACTGCTCTCCTGGTTTCTGTTGCCTTCGCTTCTTCTCTCGGTATGTCCATGCCGATCTCCACTCCGCCTAACGCTCTTGCCCACGCTACCGGTTACACCGATACCAAGGGTATGGCAATTACCGGCGTTGTGATGGGTCTCCTCGGCCTGGTTCTCTCCTGGGTCATGATGATCATCCTGGCTAAGGTTCAGTTCTTCGGCGCTCCCGTTGTGAAGCCCACCGAAGCTGCTCCTGTTGCAGCTCCCGTTGCCGCTGAAGCACCTGCCGCTGCCGCTCCCGTAGCTGAAAGCGCTGCTGTAGAATCCGCTGTTGCAGATAGCACCGTTGCTCTGCCGGCTGACTCCGCTGCTACCGTTGCTGCTGAAGCCCCCAAGGCTGAAGAAGTTAAGGCTGAAGCCGCTCCCGCAGAAGCTGCAAAGTAA
- a CDS encoding ABC transporter ATP-binding protein yields the protein MIQIEHLHKTYRSGFFMKPKLALKDVSFKVEPGQVFGFIGPNGAGKSTTIKVLTGLLRYDSGKVLLNGVSPREVKSRTFVGYSPEQPYFYDYLTGRELLKFYGKLVGLQGSELDKRIQWALELLHANKDWIDRRLRSYSKGMMQRVGIAQSILGKPKLLILDEPMSGLDPVGRRDVRSAIQELNQMGVTVFYSSHLLSDVEAISHRVAMIVDGRIVREGTVDEITNACGVEYHVRTRQGILLQDLPQGVTPAGHPQECICEDDAARDRLLRYCLDKNISIERMEHKRPSLEDILTEEIARADA from the coding sequence ATGATTCAGATTGAACATTTGCATAAGACGTACCGGTCTGGCTTCTTCATGAAGCCGAAGCTTGCTCTGAAGGATGTGAGCTTCAAGGTGGAACCGGGCCAGGTTTTTGGTTTTATTGGTCCTAACGGTGCTGGAAAGTCTACCACCATTAAGGTGCTGACGGGCCTTTTGCGCTATGATTCCGGCAAGGTGCTGCTGAACGGGGTGAGCCCTCGCGAAGTGAAGAGCCGTACTTTTGTGGGGTATTCTCCGGAACAACCCTACTTCTATGATTATCTGACAGGCCGCGAACTGTTGAAGTTTTACGGTAAGTTAGTGGGTCTTCAGGGTTCAGAATTGGACAAGCGAATCCAGTGGGCTCTGGAACTGCTTCACGCCAACAAGGACTGGATTGACCGCCGTCTCCGTTCCTATTCCAAGGGCATGATGCAGCGAGTGGGTATTGCCCAGTCTATTCTCGGTAAGCCCAAGCTGTTGATTCTGGATGAACCCATGAGTGGTCTTGACCCGGTGGGTCGTCGCGATGTCCGTAGTGCCATTCAGGAACTGAACCAGATGGGCGTGACCGTATTCTATTCCAGCCACCTGCTGAGTGATGTGGAAGCCATCAGCCATCGTGTGGCTATGATCGTGGATGGTCGCATTGTCCGTGAAGGTACCGTAGACGAAATTACCAACGCTTGCGGCGTGGAATACCACGTACGTACCCGCCAGGGAATTCTCCTGCAGGATCTGCCCCAGGGCGTGACTCCCGCCGGCCACCCGCAGGAATGTATCTGCGAGGACGATGCCGCCCGCGATCGTCTGCTCAGGTATTGCCTGGACAAGAATATTTCCATCGAACGCATGGAGCACAAGCGCCCCAGTCTCGAAGACATTTTGACGGAGGAGATTGCCCGTGCAGACGCTTAA
- a CDS encoding ABC transporter permease, which produces MQTLKHINIIALNTFRESIRDKILYNIGFFAVALALFSIVLGEWSVFDRAYVIKSTTLSIMSLSGLLISIFVGISLVQKEIQRRTVLTLLSKPISRATFIVGKYLGLLAVVAVHLVLLTLIFYATLWVTGSEPTVSLLTAVYLIFCEMAVVIAVALLFSSFSSTVLSALFTLGVYMAGHLSNQLLEQVRFAARMGEMDQSSSAIFEKAAVVIHAVFPGLYRYNVTNYVVHGVALPDMYLFWNTVYALGYVGVFLAIASWWFSRRDFL; this is translated from the coding sequence GTGCAGACGCTTAAGCATATCAATATCATCGCCCTGAATACTTTCCGCGAATCCATTCGCGACAAGATTCTTTACAACATCGGCTTCTTTGCTGTGGCTCTTGCCTTGTTCAGCATCGTCCTTGGGGAATGGTCCGTCTTTGACCGCGCTTACGTGATCAAGTCTACCACACTTTCCATCATGAGCCTGTCTGGTCTCCTGATTTCCATTTTCGTGGGCATTAGCCTGGTGCAGAAGGAAATCCAGAGACGTACGGTTTTGACCTTGCTGTCCAAGCCTATTTCTCGAGCCACTTTCATTGTGGGTAAGTACCTTGGTCTGCTTGCTGTGGTTGCAGTTCATCTGGTACTTTTGACCTTGATCTTTTACGCGACCTTGTGGGTTACGGGGTCTGAACCTACAGTAAGTTTGCTGACTGCTGTGTATCTCATTTTCTGCGAAATGGCTGTTGTCATTGCTGTGGCCCTGCTGTTCAGTAGCTTTAGCAGCACCGTGCTGAGCGCCTTGTTTACCTTGGGCGTCTACATGGCTGGCCACTTGAGCAACCAGCTTCTGGAACAGGTCCGCTTTGCTGCACGAATGGGCGAAATGGATCAGTCTTCCAGTGCTATTTTCGAAAAGGCCGCTGTTGTCATTCATGCGGTTTTCCCGGGTCTTTACCGTTACAACGTGACCAACTATGTGGTTCACGGCGTTGCTCTGCCGGATATGTACTTGTTCTGGAATACTGTCTACGCTTTAGGCTATGTGGGCGTGTTCCTGGCAATTGCTAGCTGGTGGTTTAGCAGGAGGGATTTCCTATGA
- a CDS encoding type IV pilus twitching motility protein PilT, translating to MRNQYMAKVLVHNKMVTEDQINAHWAQASEQKDIGQVLVEAGLISAGVYAKVLAFVKNIEAKAAASAPAEPAPAPAATAPTAAPARSSVAATPKATPAAPKEPEQPAFQIEGNNPYGDSTSTSSVEVETVAGLETTSMGTVQVDASAEASDEEDGKLPRRFALATGEGTPVEAPETIRPMTNLSQLIAFARKFNATDIYLFADRPVVMRQSGVLFVASEQSLDLSRISDRLNEAAKGFSDGYKVVVGKNFSKTIGLPGVGRARVTVTWDDTTPSISVRVIPTESTSIDNLYLPPFCNRFTELNSGLVLIAGPAASGRSTTMTAFAETIAANRNVYIQTIEKPIERILQNPNGAIAQREVGLHVHTGLEGISLAMQSGADVILFDHVETYEELSALLNAANSGALVFAVASGNNVHSLLSRLMSSVPEKNRVAFANTLADQLKGIVVQHLVPVVQNQGQVLAVEAVRMTSPMANLLRRGGISQITAAISSQKDQGITLDDSLQKCVESGYIDGMEAWKRSCDSRRFASYRPAK from the coding sequence ATGAGAAACCAATATATGGCTAAGGTCCTGGTCCACAACAAGATGGTTACCGAGGACCAGATTAACGCTCATTGGGCTCAGGCTTCTGAACAAAAGGATATTGGTCAGGTACTTGTTGAAGCGGGGCTTATTTCCGCTGGCGTTTACGCCAAGGTCCTTGCGTTTGTCAAGAATATTGAAGCCAAGGCGGCTGCCTCTGCTCCTGCAGAACCGGCTCCGGCTCCCGCGGCAACTGCCCCGACGGCAGCTCCTGCTCGCAGTTCTGTAGCGGCGACTCCGAAGGCTACACCTGCTGCTCCCAAGGAACCGGAACAGCCTGCATTCCAGATCGAGGGGAACAATCCCTATGGAGACTCCACTTCGACTTCCAGTGTGGAAGTGGAAACGGTTGCAGGTCTTGAAACTACCAGCATGGGCACGGTCCAGGTGGACGCAAGCGCTGAAGCAAGTGATGAAGAAGATGGCAAGTTGCCTCGACGTTTCGCTCTTGCTACGGGAGAAGGTACTCCCGTGGAAGCGCCTGAAACCATTCGCCCCATGACCAATCTTTCCCAGTTGATTGCGTTTGCCCGCAAGTTCAATGCCACGGACATTTATCTGTTTGCGGATCGCCCGGTGGTGATGCGTCAGTCCGGCGTTCTCTTTGTGGCATCCGAACAGTCTCTGGACTTGTCCCGAATTAGCGACCGTCTGAACGAAGCCGCCAAGGGATTTTCTGACGGCTATAAGGTGGTTGTCGGTAAGAATTTCAGTAAGACCATTGGTCTTCCCGGCGTAGGTCGCGCCCGCGTGACGGTGACTTGGGATGATACCACTCCCAGCATTTCCGTGCGTGTGATCCCTACGGAATCCACCTCCATCGACAATTTGTATCTGCCGCCTTTCTGCAACCGCTTTACGGAACTGAACAGCGGTCTGGTCCTGATTGCAGGTCCTGCCGCTAGCGGTCGCTCGACCACCATGACTGCTTTTGCAGAAACCATTGCGGCAAATCGTAACGTCTATATCCAGACCATTGAAAAGCCTATTGAAAGAATTCTCCAGAATCCCAATGGGGCCATTGCCCAGCGTGAAGTTGGACTTCATGTTCATACGGGACTGGAAGGTATTTCTCTGGCCATGCAGTCTGGCGCCGACGTGATTCTATTTGACCATGTGGAAACCTACGAGGAACTTTCTGCCCTTCTGAACGCTGCAAACTCTGGCGCTCTCGTATTTGCGGTGGCCTCGGGTAACAATGTTCACTCCCTGCTGTCTAGGCTCATGAGCTCCGTTCCCGAAAAGAACCGCGTGGCATTTGCCAACACTCTGGCAGACCAGCTGAAGGGCATTGTGGTCCAGCACTTGGTACCTGTGGTGCAGAACCAGGGTCAGGTTCTTGCGGTTGAAGCAGTGCGTATGACTTCTCCCATGGCGAACCTGCTCCGTCGTGGCGGCATCTCCCAGATTACCGCTGCCATCAGTAGCCAGAAGGATCAGGGCATCACTCTGGATGACTCTCTGCAGAAGTGCGTGGAATCTGGTTATATCGATGGCATGGAAGCCTGGAAACGTTCTTGCGATTCGAGGCGCTTTGCCTCCTATCGACCTGCAAAGTAG
- a CDS encoding ATPase, T2SS/T4P/T4SS family: MATEIESLLEYTLNVGASELIVSEGAASAVRLSGKVCAIPDAPAIEPGTLRSFVGSMDGESGSVLAGPWSGSRWRVRYNRTALGNAAVFRPLLEECPDFGSLGAPATMDSLLGLNSGIVVFAGPACSGKTTTASAYVSALCQSAILRVSNLSSVNELPIKTGESLLLKDSYGGVTDKLTQTLRSGSDLIWMGDFEGLPLIPILEAAEAGALVVLTVTAGNTVGALEALLADVADEERDLARNMLASVLKAVVVQRLLPGAESSIPAWEVLFGSQNVASRIRAGELFSLPSIISASASEGMLLMDDCLASLVQSGYVSKDEAGKYVSNPAVLG; the protein is encoded by the coding sequence ATGGCAACAGAAATTGAATCCTTGTTGGAATACACCCTGAACGTGGGTGCCAGTGAATTGATTGTTTCCGAAGGTGCTGCTTCCGCAGTTCGCCTTTCCGGAAAGGTGTGCGCCATTCCAGATGCTCCCGCTATTGAGCCCGGCACCTTGCGTAGTTTTGTCGGTTCCATGGATGGCGAAAGCGGTTCCGTACTTGCGGGCCCCTGGAGCGGTTCCCGTTGGCGCGTCCGCTACAATAGGACTGCACTTGGCAACGCCGCCGTATTCCGCCCCCTGCTGGAAGAATGTCCGGACTTTGGCTCCCTGGGCGCCCCTGCCACTATGGATAGCCTGCTTGGGTTGAACAGCGGTATTGTGGTTTTTGCTGGTCCTGCCTGCAGCGGTAAGACGACTACGGCTTCTGCCTATGTATCCGCACTTTGCCAGTCTGCCATTCTTCGCGTGAGCAATCTTTCTTCCGTGAATGAACTTCCCATCAAGACCGGCGAAAGCCTGCTGCTGAAGGATTCCTATGGCGGTGTAACGGACAAGTTGACTCAGACGCTTCGTAGCGGTTCTGACTTGATCTGGATGGGCGATTTTGAAGGCCTCCCGCTGATTCCGATTCTGGAAGCGGCTGAAGCTGGTGCGCTTGTGGTGCTTACGGTTACTGCCGGCAATACGGTGGGCGCCCTGGAAGCATTGCTTGCAGACGTGGCCGACGAAGAACGTGACCTTGCACGCAATATGCTTGCCTCTGTCCTGAAGGCGGTGGTGGTGCAGCGTCTTCTGCCTGGTGCCGAATCCAGCATCCCTGCCTGGGAAGTTCTTTTCGGTTCCCAGAATGTGGCCTCCCGCATTCGCGCCGGCGAACTGTTCTCTCTGCCTTCCATTATATCTGCCTCTGCATCCGAGGGAATGCTCCTGATGGATGACTGCCTGGCTTCCCTCGTACAGTCCGGCTATGTCTCCAAGGATGAGGCAGGTAAGTATGTATCCAATCCTGCGGTATTGGGATAG
- a CDS encoding patatin-like phospholipase family protein → MYPILRYWDSLTSFAKRVAAAALLAVPAFAETPAVTDSAAPANVPVLDALVKSVTESPADSLADSASLNESAPRSASDIKSVLYLGGGDRSPWFYLGVLYAIEEYGVPVDSIVGTSWGAWVGSLWSRGIAVDEIQRLLLHPSIVSYVGNDLSLEKMHSKEGQPIAVSPKGISSLRQRFTLQVDSAGHVKRNLLPLEMDSVYLQRSIARLRFQEMLYRQRGKQVIPFSVQGCDGNVLDNKVETVINSLPLWDEANSAGTISGEICPHYAVPLEDRADEVSLIAVAEPLRSEYKGDARKGVLFKQAAATLSTQPGVIIRAHMVQDTSRNAWIQAGFTALERKLPEMDRLAGRKVDYSKRHNPSALPWFRFTPSFDGVSAEVMTAAQSHWTESDTGFVAPINYALSVAENPAYDSLRFSMMPNGELLVGTAVHPTFDLAAGVFGSNAIGANGYLEATVNYIDQMEIQLALKGFWGSSSYGFTPRLDISRLWNKHWAVQFGYDLMKLRPLKSFNNDIDSTVRINSEERNDFTMSLVYRLNREQTASVDFLFGKRIFEMDTSLYGRDPIKTYPVSPAFHYSFKRGEDNRWFSTEGFSLEGIAGLQSVSFDFGVNDVIPIYWKFILDARYTGSPKPFVTFTASASAGFERYHEDGYGYVVPASFGYAPLDLVYMLHANATPWSSQWNDPELSSHGYALLRGSVSFHNKNLGLWIFGAYFHDLNENPYATLRPNKFVLEPALRFNYKSISIYAGMNRIVDQNNLKDLKNFKEYTYFIRVGEYEF, encoded by the coding sequence ATGTATCCAATCCTGCGGTATTGGGATAGTCTAACTTCCTTTGCAAAGAGGGTTGCTGCGGCAGCCCTTCTTGCTGTACCCGCTTTTGCAGAAACACCTGCGGTGACCGATTCTGCGGCGCCGGCAAACGTTCCGGTTCTGGACGCACTTGTAAAATCCGTGACGGAATCTCCCGCAGATTCTCTTGCGGATTCTGCCTCCTTAAATGAATCCGCACCTCGTTCCGCCAGTGATATAAAATCCGTCCTGTATCTTGGGGGCGGTGATCGTTCCCCTTGGTTCTATCTCGGGGTCTTGTACGCTATTGAGGAATACGGCGTCCCCGTAGATTCCATTGTAGGTACGTCCTGGGGCGCCTGGGTAGGTTCCCTCTGGAGCCGCGGTATCGCAGTAGATGAAATCCAGCGCCTCCTGTTGCATCCGTCTATTGTTTCTTACGTGGGGAATGATCTTTCCCTCGAGAAAATGCACTCCAAGGAAGGTCAACCAATTGCCGTTTCCCCCAAGGGAATTTCCTCCTTGCGTCAGCGTTTCACCCTTCAGGTGGACTCCGCGGGTCACGTCAAGCGAAATCTGCTCCCTCTGGAAATGGACTCCGTCTATCTTCAACGTTCAATCGCTCGCCTTCGCTTTCAGGAAATGCTTTACCGCCAGCGCGGTAAGCAGGTGATTCCTTTCTCGGTACAAGGCTGTGACGGAAACGTCCTAGATAATAAGGTGGAGACGGTCATTAATAGCCTTCCCCTGTGGGATGAAGCAAATTCTGCCGGGACAATATCAGGGGAAATTTGCCCCCACTATGCAGTCCCTCTGGAAGACCGCGCCGATGAAGTTTCCCTCATTGCGGTTGCGGAACCTCTCCGTAGTGAATACAAGGGCGATGCCCGCAAGGGAGTGCTGTTTAAGCAGGCTGCCGCTACTCTTTCGACTCAACCTGGCGTAATCATTCGCGCCCATATGGTTCAGGATACTTCCCGCAATGCCTGGATCCAGGCGGGCTTTACCGCACTGGAACGTAAGCTTCCCGAAATGGATCGACTGGCTGGCCGTAAGGTGGATTACTCTAAACGTCACAACCCGTCGGCACTTCCCTGGTTCCGCTTTACGCCCTCCTTTGACGGAGTTTCTGCGGAGGTGATGACCGCTGCACAGTCTCACTGGACGGAATCGGATACGGGGTTTGTGGCGCCCATAAATTATGCCCTCAGCGTTGCGGAAAATCCTGCCTATGACTCCTTGCGTTTCTCCATGATGCCCAATGGGGAATTGCTGGTGGGCACTGCGGTTCACCCTACCTTTGATCTTGCTGCAGGCGTTTTCGGATCCAATGCCATTGGCGCTAACGGCTATCTGGAAGCTACCGTCAACTACATTGACCAGATGGAAATTCAACTGGCCTTGAAGGGATTCTGGGGCAGTTCCTCCTACGGATTTACCCCTCGCCTTGATATTTCCAGACTTTGGAATAAACATTGGGCGGTTCAGTTTGGCTACGACTTGATGAAGCTGCGCCCGCTGAAGTCTTTTAATAACGATATCGATTCTACCGTTAGGATAAACAGCGAGGAACGAAACGACTTTACCATGTCCCTGGTGTATCGCTTGAATCGCGAACAGACTGCATCGGTGGATTTCCTTTTCGGCAAGAGAATTTTTGAAATGGATACGTCTCTTTATGGAAGAGATCCCATCAAGACATATCCTGTTTCTCCTGCGTTCCACTATAGCTTCAAGCGGGGCGAAGACAACCGGTGGTTCTCTACGGAAGGATTCTCCCTGGAGGGCATTGCCGGCTTACAGAGTGTCAGTTTTGACTTCGGCGTGAATGACGTGATTCCTATTTACTGGAAGTTCATTCTGGATGCTCGCTATACAGGTTCTCCCAAGCCATTCGTGACGTTTACTGCAAGTGCCTCTGCCGGATTTGAACGCTATCATGAAGATGGTTACGGCTATGTGGTTCCCGCGTCCTTTGGCTATGCCCCGCTGGATTTGGTGTACATGCTTCACGCCAATGCAACACCCTGGTCCAGCCAGTGGAACGATCCGGAACTCTCTTCTCACGGATACGCACTTCTGCGAGGAAGCGTTTCTTTCCACAACAAGAATCTAGGCCTTTGGATCTTTGGCGCTTATTTCCATGATTTGAATGAGAATCCCTACGCCACCTTGCGTCCCAACAAGTTTGTTCTGGAACCGGCCCTGCGATTCAACTATAAGTCCATCAGCATCTATGCTGGCATGAACCGTATTGTGGATCAGAACAACCTGAAGGATCTGAAGAACTTCAAGGAATACACTTATTTCATTCGCGTTGGAGAATACGAATTCTAG
- a CDS encoding MATE family efflux transporter gives MQKNVQVKDRSLLSLSWPLFLTFGIATCQPMMDSWFLARTSETAAAGVGALGPILGAIFMAITAFSQAGASIASQFMGAERPRQAGTTQTMVLLGSLLLGIAIMFITLPLSHNIVSWMGLTGDAATYGYEFLYIVSFGFAFRSLQTTLTSLIATHGLTVWNLVGNIITIISNAIMNIIFLNGYLGFPKMGVKGVAIATMLSWLISSIVLYIILKFKIHHKIRNTDFKRSRVILPDWIRIGVPAAIEPVSFQIFQVVLTAIIVHLGITAMTARIFSANFAMLAVILSVGLSSGNQILVAHLVGAHDYDKANRRLHQSLAAGCSSGFIVALIVALCGTKLMSFYTLDPEIQRLGQICLWCDVVLQPFKAANMTITAALRASGDSKFPAIVGSTMMWTCGLGTALFLGFVLDLGLAGIWLGMAADEFYRSIVNYIRWRRGNWKTLGVV, from the coding sequence ATGCAGAAGAATGTGCAAGTTAAAGATCGTTCCCTTTTAAGCCTTTCCTGGCCTCTATTTCTTACCTTCGGTATTGCAACTTGCCAGCCCATGATGGACAGCTGGTTCCTGGCCCGTACATCAGAAACGGCAGCGGCAGGTGTGGGTGCGTTGGGTCCCATTCTTGGCGCAATCTTCATGGCCATTACTGCATTCTCACAAGCAGGTGCCAGCATTGCCTCCCAGTTCATGGGAGCTGAACGTCCCCGCCAGGCTGGCACCACCCAGACCATGGTCCTGCTGGGAAGCCTCCTTCTGGGGATTGCCATCATGTTCATCACCCTCCCGCTGTCCCATAACATCGTCAGCTGGATGGGACTTACAGGAGATGCGGCTACCTACGGTTACGAGTTCCTGTACATCGTCTCCTTCGGGTTTGCCTTCAGGTCCCTGCAGACCACCCTCACGTCCTTGATTGCTACACACGGACTGACCGTCTGGAACCTGGTGGGAAACATCATTACCATCATTTCCAACGCCATCATGAACATCATCTTCCTGAATGGCTATCTGGGATTTCCCAAGATGGGCGTCAAGGGCGTGGCCATCGCCACCATGCTCTCCTGGCTGATTTCCAGCATCGTCCTGTATATCATTCTGAAGTTCAAAATCCACCATAAAATTCGTAACACGGACTTCAAGCGTTCCCGCGTGATTCTGCCGGACTGGATCCGCATTGGTGTTCCCGCCGCAATCGAGCCGGTAAGCTTTCAGATTTTCCAGGTGGTACTGACCGCCATTATTGTGCACCTGGGTATTACCGCCATGACCGCACGTATCTTTAGCGCCAACTTCGCCATGCTTGCGGTCATCCTGAGTGTGGGACTCAGTAGCGGAAACCAGATCCTGGTGGCCCATCTGGTAGGCGCTCACGATTATGACAAGGCCAACAGAAGGCTCCATCAAAGTCTTGCAGCCGGATGTAGCAGCGGTTTTATTGTCGCACTGATTGTGGCACTATGCGGAACAAAACTCATGTCCTTCTACACACTGGACCCTGAAATCCAGCGGCTTGGGCAAATCTGTCTTTGGTGTGATGTAGTGCTGCAGCCTTTCAAGGCGGCAAACATGACGATTACGGCAGCACTCCGCGCATCCGGAGATTCCAAGTTCCCTGCAATCGTTGGTTCCACCATGATGTGGACCTGCGGCTTAGGCACCGCATTGTTCCTTGGCTTTGTATTGGACTTGGGCCTTGCTGGCATTTGGCTTGGCATGGCGGCAGACGAATTCTACCGATCCATCGTGAATTACATCCGCTGGCGCCGAGGCAACTGGAAGACCCTTGGAGTCGTCTAG
- the mltG gene encoding endolytic transglycosylase MltG, producing the protein MKKILLVLALILALAAGAFLFYVQPNMDKTSNNQEIVLIQVPKGSSPTKVFHILKDNGIWDDELAYKLISRKLKPALKAGWFEIPPEQTLPQVFAIIESGKNAVRKATIPEGRASWEMPAYLKKAFPKLDENRWNALVQDSKFAKSLGLEANTLEGYLLPDTYPFPIDATEETILKQMVAANLKLRDELKEKSNGSMWSTLGSWHKVLTLASVVEEETGIPSERPLIAGVFHNRLRIGMPLGADPTVRFIFKNLTGPIYKSQLNSDSPYNTRKFKGLMPGPISNPGRKAIEAALYPATTDALYFVAKDDGSMTHFFSSTLADHNKYKDVAAKNRGER; encoded by the coding sequence ATGAAGAAGATTTTACTTGTTTTAGCGCTTATTTTGGCCCTGGCAGCGGGTGCTTTCCTGTTTTACGTACAGCCAAACATGGACAAAACCTCCAATAACCAGGAAATTGTCCTCATTCAGGTCCCCAAAGGCAGCTCCCCCACCAAGGTTTTTCACATCCTCAAGGATAACGGAATTTGGGACGACGAACTGGCCTATAAGCTTATCAGCCGCAAGCTTAAACCGGCTCTGAAGGCTGGTTGGTTCGAAATCCCCCCGGAACAAACTCTTCCTCAGGTTTTCGCCATCATTGAAAGCGGCAAGAACGCCGTGAGAAAGGCAACCATCCCCGAAGGTCGAGCCTCCTGGGAAATGCCCGCCTACCTGAAGAAGGCATTCCCCAAGCTGGACGAGAACCGCTGGAACGCCCTGGTCCAGGACAGCAAGTTCGCCAAGTCCTTGGGTCTTGAAGCCAACACTCTGGAAGGCTACCTCCTTCCCGACACCTACCCCTTCCCCATCGACGCTACGGAAGAAACCATCCTGAAGCAGATGGTGGCAGCCAACCTGAAGCTCCGTGATGAGCTCAAGGAAAAGTCCAACGGCTCCATGTGGTCCACCCTAGGCAGTTGGCATAAAGTGCTGACACTTGCCAGCGTGGTGGAAGAAGAAACCGGCATTCCCTCTGAACGCCCTCTCATCGCAGGAGTGTTCCACAACCGTCTGCGCATCGGCATGCCTCTAGGCGCCGACCCCACGGTCAGGTTCATCTTCAAGAATTTGACAGGCCCTATCTACAAGAGCCAGTTGAACAGCGACAGCCCTTACAACACCCGCAAGTTCAAGGGCCTGATGCCCGGTCCCATTTCCAATCCTGGACGTAAGGCCATTGAAGCAGCACTTTACCCCGCTACTACGGACGCCCTGTATTTTGTGGCCAAGGACGATGGATCCATGACCCACTTCTTCAGCAGCACCCTGGCTGACCACAATAAGTATAAAGACGTAGCCGCCAAGAACCGCGGAGAACGATAG